One genomic segment of Drosophila melanogaster chromosome 3R includes these proteins:
- the CG2003 gene encoding uncharacterized protein, isoform C yields the protein MNDMEEIPKTVPRLGLRHLQAGLLFYGLAANTVLQLNVSVAVVAMTNETTSNNSDPPVALQLVGGEEVVHPVELLLGLRSGPIPSWLSVQALWLKGGSLLGHAGIISA from the exons ATGAATGACATGGAGGAGATTCCTAAGACGg TGCCACGCTTGGGGTTGCGACACCTGCAGGCAGGTCTGCTCTTCTATGGACTCGCGGCGAACACAGTCCTCCAGCTAAACGTAAGCGTGGCAGTAGTGGCGATGACCAACGAAACTACATCAAATAATAGCGACCCGCCCGTGG CACTACAACTGGTCGGAGGAGAAGAAGTCGTACATCCTGTCGAGCTACTACTGGGGCTGCGCTCTGGCCCAATTCCCAGCTGGTTATCTGTGCAAGCGCTTTGGCTCAAAGGCGGTTCTCTTCTGGGGCACGCTGGGATCATCTCTGCTTAG